Proteins found in one Sorghum bicolor cultivar BTx623 chromosome 1, Sorghum_bicolor_NCBIv3, whole genome shotgun sequence genomic segment:
- the LOC8078855 gene encoding proline-rich protein 4: MGTLQVPQQAALLLAALLAVSFGATAWKKADVVGCVKCLDCSPNDVNAFKDLQVAIKCKSGAADDESYEMRALGTLDDTGVFRIPLAAELLRDDGSMDRDCFAQLHSSLGTPCVGQAPPRIAPTTSQSDGGSATSDTTYLAAAADTVLAPVACACGKKKKHYMFGPPPPPPRPTPTPTPNPPTTPTYGPPTPTPTPVPPEPRPPAPEEPEPFFKKKPKMKFMHKKKPCPPLVDDDDTTRPAAADGQGQEKIPKKLN, encoded by the exons ATGGGGACTCTGCAGGTTCCCCAGCAAGCCGCTCTTCTTTTGGCTGCGCTCTTGGCCGTCAGCTTCGGTGCCACGGCTTGGAAGAAGGCAGACGTGGTTGGCTGCGTCAAGTGCCTCGACTGTTCCCCCAACGACGTCAATGCCTTCAAAG ACCTGCAGGTAGCGATCAAGTGCAAATCcggcgccgccgacgacgaGAGCTACGAGATGAGGGCGCTTGGCACCCTGGACGACACCGGCGTCTTCCGTATCCCACTCGCCGCCGAACTCCTGCGCGACGACGGGAGCATGGACCGTGACTGCTTCGCGCAGCTCCACAGCTCGCTCGGCACGCCGTGCGTCGGTCAGGCGCCGCCCAGGATCGCGCCCACCACCAGCCAATCAGACGGCGGCAGCGCCACCAGCGACACGACCTACCTCGCGGCCGCGGCCGACACGGTGTTAGCCCCCGTCGCGTGCGCCTGcggcaagaagaagaagcacTACATGTtcggcccgccgccgccgccgccgaggccgacgccgacgccaacCCCGAACCCCCCGACGACGCCGACGTACGGGCCCCCGACGCCGACACCCACGCCCGTGCCGCCGGAGCCCAGGCCTCCGGCGCCCGAGGAGCCCGAGCCGTTCTTCAAGAAGAAGCCCAAGATGAAGTTCATGCACAAGAAGAAGCCGTGCCCGCcgctcgtcgacgacgacgacaccaCCCGGCCTGCTGCGGCAGACGGGCAGGGGCAGGAGAAGATCCCCAAGAAATTGAACTAG
- the LOC8054351 gene encoding proline-rich protein 4, with product MEIQARQLLVAILGIVIAIAFADAVQGATATPVVVGLAKCSDCARRNMNAEAAFKGLQVAVKCKNSKGEYESTAVGQVDKSGAFSVPLAADAVGEDGELKSECFAQLHSASSAPCPGQEPSKIVAAPPGGHDGNEKTFVALGGKVHRSSPECASAFLCHHFFHSIMHHHHVGTHTPVVLPHAPDHGHGGHSLPPVTKPPAVDVPEHKPAPVTVPEHKPPSTPVDTPSTPTAPSTTPVYSPPTPTPIYHPPAQRDAVTGP from the exons ATGGAGATACAAGCACGACAGCTACTggtggccattttgggcattgTGATAGCGATAGCTTTCGCCGATGCCGTGCAAGGAGCGACAGCAACGCCGGTTGTTGTCGGCCTGGCCAAGTGCTCGGACTGCGCCAGGAGGAACATGAACGCTGAGGCAGCTTTCAAAG GTCTTCAGGTGGCTGTCAAGTGCAAGAACAGCAAGGGCGAGTACGAGAGCACGGCGGTGGGACAGGTGGACAAGTCCGGCGCCTTCAGCGTCCCGCTGGCCGCCGATGCCGTTGGTGAGGACGGGGAGCTCAAGTCGGAATGCTTCGCGCAGCTCCACAGCGCGTCGAGTGCGCCGTGCCCCGGGCAGGAGCCCTCCAAGATCGTCGCGGCGCCACCGGGCGGCCACGACGGCAACGAGAAGACGTTCGTTGCGCTCGGCGGCAAGGTCCACCGCTCGTCGCCCGAGTGCGCTTCGGCTTTCCTTTGCCACCATTTCTTCCACAGCATTATGCACCATCATCACGTAGGAACCCACACGCCTGTGGTTCTCCCTCACGCGCCTGATCACGGCCACGGCGGCCATTCCCTGCCGCCTGTCACCAAGCCGCCGGCGGTAGACGTGCCTGAGCACAAACCGGCGCCGGTGACCGTGCCGGAGCACAAGCCTCCGTCGACGCCGGTGGACACTCCGTCAACGCCCACCGCCCCGTCGACGACGCCAGTGTATTCGCCGCCGACGCCAACTCCCATCTACCACCCGCCGGCGCAGCGGGACGCTGTCACTGGCCCGTAG